The following proteins are co-located in the Negativicutes bacterium genome:
- the bioB gene encoding biotin synthase BioB → MREVMNIFALGEKVLRGGSITRAEASKLANTAEENLPFLLAMADKIRQKFVGDEVDLCSIVNGRSGRCSEDCTFCAQSAHYKADIKVYDLLSSDELVAAAKKAQAGGALRFSIVTSGRGVASDNDFPKIIEALKRIKAETNLLLCASLGTLTLERAKALKEIGVSRYHHNVESSRGYYDKICSTHSYDDRAKTIEIAHQAGLEVCSGGIMGLGESMEDRLDMAFDLKEMNVHSVPLNLLNPIKGTPLEGQVALKPKEILKIFALFRFILPKKGIRTAGGREVNLRDLQALGLMGGINGMLIGGYLTTGGRNYSDDMKMITDLDLVALSAQKN, encoded by the coding sequence ATGAGAGAAGTTATGAATATATTTGCTTTGGGTGAAAAAGTTTTACGCGGGGGCAGTATTACTAGAGCAGAGGCTAGTAAATTAGCTAATACGGCCGAAGAAAATTTGCCATTTTTATTAGCGATGGCCGATAAAATTAGACAAAAATTTGTGGGCGATGAAGTTGATTTATGCTCTATTGTCAATGGGCGTTCTGGTCGTTGTTCAGAGGATTGTACTTTTTGTGCGCAATCGGCACATTACAAGGCTGATATTAAGGTCTATGATTTGTTGAGTAGTGATGAATTGGTAGCTGCGGCGAAAAAAGCACAAGCTGGAGGGGCGTTAAGATTTAGTATTGTAACTAGTGGTAGGGGTGTTGCCAGTGACAATGATTTTCCGAAAATTATTGAAGCTTTAAAAAGAATAAAGGCGGAAACTAACTTGTTATTGTGTGCTTCGCTGGGAACTTTGACTTTAGAACGAGCGAAAGCCTTAAAGGAAATTGGGGTTAGTCGTTATCATCATAATGTGGAAAGTAGCCGGGGTTATTATGATAAAATTTGCAGTACTCATTCTTATGATGATAGAGCTAAGACGATTGAAATTGCACATCAAGCTGGACTGGAAGTTTGTTCAGGTGGCATTATGGGATTAGGCGAAAGTATGGAAGATCGACTGGATATGGCGTTTGATTTAAAAGAGATGAATGTTCATTCAGTTCCACTTAATTTACTTAATCCGATTAAAGGAACTCCATTAGAAGGTCAAGTAGCCTTAAAGCCGAAAGAAATTCTTAAAATATTTGCGTTATTTAGATTTATCTTACCTAAGAAAGGTATTCGGACTGCCGGTGGTCGTGAAGTTAATTTACGCGATTTGCAAGCGCTGGGCTTGATGGGTGGGATTAACGGGATGTTGATTGGTGGATATTTAACAACCGGTGGCAGAAATTATAGTGATGATATGAAAATGATAACTGACTTGGATTTAGTAGCTTTATCAGCACAGAAAAACTAG
- the bioC gene encoding malonyl-ACP O-methyltransferase BioC gives MINKQGVTKHFSRNVSTYDEYAVVQKLMASKLGALAQKQGDFKNILEIGCGTGFFTEILAKSFPQAKIRSTDISQEMLNFTQAKLSHYKNITYEQADGENYSSGEKFDLIISNAVFQWFNDYYHAFSKFKDLLTPEGCLVYATFGEDTFWELNNSFNLAKEELALTNTNSHGPAFISWKNLRKISNALNFSVSVTEEKVQEFFPNVKAFLSSVKKVGANNANNSNKVLINRKLMLKMMEKYARNHGIIGKIPATYHIIYAVHKVRA, from the coding sequence ATGATAAATAAACAAGGTGTTACTAAGCATTTTAGTCGTAATGTTAGTACTTATGATGAATATGCTGTTGTCCAAAAACTGATGGCGAGTAAGCTTGGTGCTTTAGCGCAAAAACAAGGTGATTTTAAGAATATTTTAGAAATAGGCTGTGGCACTGGATTTTTCACGGAAATTTTAGCGAAGTCCTTTCCCCAGGCTAAAATTAGAAGTACCGATATTTCCCAAGAAATGCTTAACTTTACCCAAGCTAAGCTAAGTCACTATAAAAATATCACTTATGAACAAGCAGATGGTGAAAATTATAGCAGTGGCGAAAAATTTGATTTGATAATATCTAATGCTGTGTTTCAGTGGTTTAATGATTATTATCATGCTTTTAGTAAATTTAAAGACTTATTAACCCCAGAAGGTTGTTTAGTCTATGCTACTTTTGGTGAAGATACTTTTTGGGAACTTAATAATTCTTTTAACTTAGCCAAAGAAGAGTTAGCTTTGACAAATACTAATAGTCATGGACCGGCTTTTATTTCCTGGAAAAACTTAAGAAAAATTAGCAATGCACTAAACTTTAGTGTTAGTGTTACTGAAGAAAAAGTGCAGGAGTTTTTTCCTAATGTTAAAGCTTTTTTAAGTTCGGTGAAAAAGGTTGGTGCTAATAATGCTAACAATAGCAATAAAGTATTAATTAATAGAAAATTAATGTTGAAGATGATGGAAAAGTATGCTAGAAATCATGGCATCATCGGAAAGATTCCGGCAACATATCATATTATTTATGCGGTCCATAAGGTTAGGGCTTAA
- a CDS encoding 6-carboxyhexanoate--CoA ligase yields the protein MYSIRMRAAEGGCHEKGGRHISGAERLVSKENLQLIASQMIERALTHTKGEADFINIVIEKLNPETVQKINCLSIKSIETVDAASGRNFAKGVLQSAGISEMAINNVFNLLAGLSTSLRGAMIVDVKTGKRIDTYGQRGIRVSRMDIAEEASFTKFLASQGYDNLHIREALVLASKVVAGPGVVAELCWSDDPEYTAGYVATKQCYTRFTNIKPLGNDIGGRVFFVNNVAVEALIEFLEQQPVQIVFEETR from the coding sequence TTGTATAGTATAAGAATGAGAGCAGCAGAAGGTGGTTGTCATGAAAAGGGTGGCAGACATATTTCTGGGGCTGAGCGTTTGGTTAGCAAAGAAAACCTTCAGCTGATAGCAAGTCAAATGATAGAGCGAGCCTTAACGCATACAAAGGGTGAGGCTGATTTTATTAATATTGTTATTGAGAAGCTTAATCCGGAAACTGTACAGAAAATTAATTGTTTATCAATAAAATCAATAGAAACAGTTGATGCTGCTAGCGGGAGAAACTTTGCTAAAGGCGTGTTGCAAAGTGCTGGTATTAGTGAGATGGCGATAAATAATGTCTTTAATTTGTTAGCCGGTTTGTCCACTAGTTTGCGTGGAGCAATGATTGTTGATGTTAAGACCGGTAAGCGAATTGACACTTATGGACAACGGGGAATTAGAGTTTCAAGAATGGATATTGCAGAGGAAGCTTCTTTTACAAAGTTTTTAGCTAGCCAAGGCTATGATAACTTGCATATCAGAGAGGCACTGGTGTTAGCATCTAAAGTGGTAGCAGGACCTGGTGTTGTGGCGGAATTATGTTGGTCAGATGATCCTGAATATACAGCAGGGTATGTGGCGACGAAACAGTGCTATACTAGATTTACTAATATCAAACCGTTGGGCAATGATATTGGTGGAAGAGTTTTTTTTGTAAACAATGTCGCAGTG
- a CDS encoding SLAC1 anion channel family protein — protein sequence MNFSKLEFFPLSFFSIIMGLTGYTISLQKLEKLLSYPYLISTTVLYIISFLFFIILITYIIKFLKFKPSVYKELSHPIKISFAPTFTISIILLSIAYYDLNTNLSRILWIIGSSLHLLSTIAILSYWIRQSKFEITHFNPAWFIPIVGNILIPIIGVNHANSEISWFFYSIGIVFWLLFFTIFIYRIFFHHPLPEKLLPTFFILIAPPALGFISYLKLTNNIDSFAKILYYFALFLTIFLFSQFTMFNKIKYYLSWWAYSFPLAAITIASSLMYSITNIIIYKLIFFTLLTFLSIFIIILILNTIKAIIANKICLPED from the coding sequence ATGAATTTTTCAAAATTAGAATTTTTTCCTTTATCATTCTTTTCTATTATTATGGGATTAACAGGATATACAATATCATTGCAAAAATTAGAAAAGCTTTTAAGCTATCCTTATCTTATTAGCACAACAGTTCTTTATATTATTTCTTTTCTTTTTTTTATTATTTTAATAACTTATATTATAAAATTTTTAAAATTTAAACCTTCTGTATACAAAGAACTATCGCACCCCATAAAAATAAGCTTCGCACCAACTTTTACTATTAGCATTATCCTTTTAAGCATAGCTTATTATGATTTAAATACTAATTTATCTAGAATATTATGGATAATCGGTTCCTCGCTACATTTATTATCAACAATTGCAATATTATCTTATTGGATTCGCCAATCAAAATTTGAAATAACACACTTTAATCCAGCATGGTTTATACCAATTGTTGGCAATATATTAATTCCAATAATTGGAGTAAACCATGCTAATTCTGAAATATCCTGGTTCTTTTATAGCATTGGTATAGTTTTTTGGCTTTTATTTTTCACAATTTTTATTTATAGAATATTTTTTCATCATCCATTACCAGAAAAATTATTACCAACTTTTTTTATTTTAATAGCTCCTCCAGCTTTAGGTTTTATTTCTTATCTTAAATTAACTAATAACATTGATAGTTTTGCAAAAATTTTATATTACTTTGCTTTATTCTTAACTATATTTTTATTTAGTCAATTTACAATGTTTAATAAAATTAAGTATTATTTATCATGGTGGGCATATTCCTTCCCTTTAGCTGCTATAACTATCGCCAGTTCTTTAATGTACAGTATAACAAATATTATTATTTATAAATTAATTTTTTTTACATTATTAACCTTTTTATCAATTTTTATCATAATATTAATTTTAAATACTATTAAAGCTATTATAGCTAATAAAATTTGTCTTCCTGAAGATTAA
- a CDS encoding alpha/beta fold hydrolase, whose translation MFIIQGWGTDQRVWPQWLKDSGTCYSKNLPQFQVVEQEFLQCFSVKQKKLTILGWSLGSMLALELAHKHGDKIAQLVLISPTAKFISSGDYEVGLPSGVLKNLQRKLSRNKEVTQQSFYSLMFSYSEDNFRHNFIKDMAPFFYDLELESLQQGLTYLQEQDLRLLLPEIKVPAIIISGSADAICLPQAAEFLHHTLRNSKLFKITGAGHIPFWTQAELCKNILQQEALYDK comes from the coding sequence TTGTTTATTATTCAGGGCTGGGGGACAGATCAAAGAGTTTGGCCACAGTGGCTAAAAGATAGCGGAACTTGTTATAGTAAAAACTTGCCACAATTTCAGGTTGTTGAACAAGAATTTTTACAGTGTTTTTCTGTTAAGCAGAAAAAACTTACGATATTAGGTTGGAGTTTAGGAAGTATGTTGGCCTTAGAATTGGCACATAAACATGGTGATAAAATTGCTCAACTTGTTTTAATTTCACCCACTGCTAAATTTATCAGCAGTGGTGATTATGAGGTGGGGTTACCAAGCGGGGTGCTTAAAAACTTGCAACGCAAATTAAGTCGCAATAAAGAAGTAACGCAGCAAAGTTTTTATAGCTTAATGTTTAGTTATAGCGAGGATAACTTTCGCCATAACTTTATTAAGGATATGGCGCCGTTTTTCTATGATTTAGAGCTAGAAAGTTTGCAACAAGGTTTAACGTATTTACAAGAACAGGATTTACGGTTGTTGTTACCGGAGATTAAAGTTCCGGCAATTATTATTTCCGGTAGTGCTGATGCTATTTGTTTGCCCCAAGCAGCAGAATTTTTACATCACACATTAAGAAACAGTAAGCTTTTTAAAATAACAGGAGCAGGACATATCCCGTTTTGGACGCAAGCAGAGCTTTGCAAAAATATTTTGCAACAGGAGGCATTATATGATAAATAA